A window of Streptomyces sp. NBC_01241 genomic DNA:
GGGTTGGCCTCCAGGACGTACAGGATGTCGCCGGAGAGCGCGAACTGGATGTTGATCAGCCCGCGGACGCCGACGCCCTTGGCGATGCCCTCGGTGGAGGCGCGCAGCCGCTTGATGTCGTAGCCGCCGAGGGTGATCGGGGGCAGGGCGCAGGCGGAGTCGCCGGAGTGGATGCCGGCCTCCTCGATGTGCTCCATCACGCCGCCGAGGTAGAGCTCGGTGCCGTCGTAGAGCGCGTCGACGTCGATCTCGATCGCGTCGTCGAGGAAACGGTCGACCAGGACCGGCCGGGTGGGGCTGATCTCGGTGGACTCGGCGATGTACGAGGAGAGCCGCGTCTCGTCGTACACGATCTCCATACCGCGGCCGCCGAGCACGTACGACGGGCGTACGAGGACGGGGTAGCCGATCTCGTCGGCGATGGCCTTGGCCTCGGCGAACGTGGTGGCGGTGCCGTGCTTCGGGGCCGGCAGCCCGGCCTCGGCCAGGACGCGGCCGAAGGCGCCGCGGTCCTCGGCGGCGTGGATGGCCTCCGGGGACGTACCGACGACCGGCACGCCGTTGTCCTTGAGCGCCTGCGACAGACCCAGCGGGGTCTGACCGCCGAGCTGGACGATGACACCGGCGACCGGGCCCGCGAGGGTCTCGGCGTGCACGATCTCCAGGACGTCTTCCAGCGTCAGCGGCTCGAAGTACAGGCGGTCGGAGGTGTCGTAGTCGGTGGAGACGGTCTCCGGGTTGCAGTTGACCATCACGGTCTCGTAGCCCGCGTCGCTCAGCGCGAAGGAGGCGTGGACGCAGGAGTAGTCGAACTCGATGCCCTGACCGATGCGGTTGGGGCCGGAACCGAGGATGAGCACCGCGGGCTTGGTGCGGGCCGCGACCTCGGACTCCTCGTCGTAACTGGAGTAGAAGTACGGCGTCTTCGCGGCGAACTCGGCGGCGCAGGTGTCGACCGTCTTGTAGACCGGGCGGATACCGAGGGCGTGCCGCACCTCGCGCACGACGTCTTCGCGCAGGCCGCGGATGTCGGCGATCTGGGCGTCGGAGAAGCCGTGCCGCTTGGCCTCGGCGAGCAGCTCGGGGCCGAGCTCCTCGGCGGCGGCCAGCCCGTCGGCGATCTCCTTGATCAGGAAGAGCTGGTCGACGAACCAGGGGTCGATCTTCGTGGCGTCGAAGACCTCCTCCTGGGTGGCGCCGGCCCGGATCGCCTGCATGACGGTGTTGATCCGGCCGTCGGTCGGGCGGACCGCCTCGGCCAGCAGCTCGGCCTTGTCGCCGGGCTCACCCGTGAAGGAGAACTGCGAGCCCTTCTTCTCCAGGGAGCGCAGCGCCTTCTGGAGCGCCTCGGTGAAGTTCCGGCCGATCGCCATGGCCTCGCCCACCGACTTCATGGTGGTGGTGAGGCTGGAGTCGGCGGAGGGGAACTTCTCGAAGGCGAAGCGCGGGGCCTTGACCACTACGTAGTCGAGGGTCGGCTCGAAGGAGGCCGGGGTCTTCTCGGTGATGTCGTTCGGGATCTCGTCGAGCGTGTAGCCGACGGCCAGCTTGGCGGCGATCTTGGCGATCGGGAAACCGGTCGCCTTCGAGGCGAGCGCCGAGGAGCGGGAGACGCGCGGGTTCATCTCGATCACGATGACCCGGCCGTCGGCCGGATCGATGGCGAACTGGATGTTGCAGCCGCCGGTGTCGACGCCGACCTCGCGGATGATGGCGATGCCGATGTCACGCAGCCGCTGGTACTCGCGGTCGGTGAGCGTCATCGCAGGGGCGACGGTGATCGAGTCACCGGTGTGGACGCCCATCGGGTCGAAGTTCTCGATGGAGCAGACGACCACGACGTTGTCGTGCTTGTCGCGCATCAGCTCCAGCTCGTACTCCTTCCAGCCGAGGATGGACTCCTCCAGGAGCACCTCGGTGGTCGGCGAGAGGGTGAGGCCCTGGCCGGCGATGCGGCGCAGCTCGTCCTCGTCGTGCGCGAAGCCGGAGCCGGCGCCGCCCATGGTGAAGGAGGGACGGACGACGACGGGGTAGCCGCCGAGCGTCCCGACGCCCGCCAGGACGTCGTCCATGGAGTGGCAGATGACGGAGCGTGCGGACTCGCCGTAACCGATCTTCGCCTTGACGGCCTCGACGACGCCCTTGAACAGGTCGCGGTCCTCGCCCTTGTTGATGGCCTCGACGTTGGCACCGATGAGCTCGACGCCGTACTTCTCCAGGACACCGTTCTCGTGCATGGAGATCGCGGTGTTGAGCGCGGTCTGGCCGCCCAGCGTGGGCAGGAGGGTGTCGGGGCGCTCCTTGGCGATGATCTTCTCGACGAACTCGGGGGTGATCGGCTCGACGTACGTGGCGTCGGCGATCTCCGGGTCGGTCATGATCGTCGCCGGGTTGGAGTTGACCAGGATGACGCGCAGGCCCTCGGCCTTGAGCACGCGGCAGGCCTGGGTGCCGGAGTAGTCGAACTCGGCGGCCTGCCCGATGACGATCGGACCGGAGCCGATGACCAGGACGGACTGGATATCGGAGCGCTTAGGCACGCTGGCCCTCCATCAGGGAAACGAAGCGGTCGAAGAGGTACGCGGCGTCGTGCGGGCCCGCGGCCGCTTCGGGGTGGTACTGGACGCTGAAGGCCGGCTGGTCGAGGAGCTGGAGGCCCTCGACGACCTGGTCGTTCAGGCAGACGTGGGAGACCTCGGCGCGGCCGAACGCGGTGTCGGACACCTTGTCGAGCGGGGCGTCGACGGCGAAGCCGTGGTTGTGCGCGGTGACCTCGACCTTGCCGGTCGTACGGTCCTGCACGGGCTGGTTGATGCCGCGGTGGCCGTACTTCAGCTTGTACGTGCCGAAGCCGAGGGCGCGGCCCAG
This region includes:
- the carB gene encoding carbamoyl-phosphate synthase large subunit; this encodes MPKRSDIQSVLVIGSGPIVIGQAAEFDYSGTQACRVLKAEGLRVILVNSNPATIMTDPEIADATYVEPITPEFVEKIIAKERPDTLLPTLGGQTALNTAISMHENGVLEKYGVELIGANVEAINKGEDRDLFKGVVEAVKAKIGYGESARSVICHSMDDVLAGVGTLGGYPVVVRPSFTMGGAGSGFAHDEDELRRIAGQGLTLSPTTEVLLEESILGWKEYELELMRDKHDNVVVVCSIENFDPMGVHTGDSITVAPAMTLTDREYQRLRDIGIAIIREVGVDTGGCNIQFAIDPADGRVIVIEMNPRVSRSSALASKATGFPIAKIAAKLAVGYTLDEIPNDITEKTPASFEPTLDYVVVKAPRFAFEKFPSADSSLTTTMKSVGEAMAIGRNFTEALQKALRSLEKKGSQFSFTGEPGDKAELLAEAVRPTDGRINTVMQAIRAGATQEEVFDATKIDPWFVDQLFLIKEIADGLAAAEELGPELLAEAKRHGFSDAQIADIRGLREDVVREVRHALGIRPVYKTVDTCAAEFAAKTPYFYSSYDEESEVAARTKPAVLILGSGPNRIGQGIEFDYSCVHASFALSDAGYETVMVNCNPETVSTDYDTSDRLYFEPLTLEDVLEIVHAETLAGPVAGVIVQLGGQTPLGLSQALKDNGVPVVGTSPEAIHAAEDRGAFGRVLAEAGLPAPKHGTATTFAEAKAIADEIGYPVLVRPSYVLGGRGMEIVYDETRLSSYIAESTEISPTRPVLVDRFLDDAIEIDVDALYDGTELYLGGVMEHIEEAGIHSGDSACALPPITLGGYDIKRLRASTEGIAKGVGVRGLINIQFALSGDILYVLEANPRASRTVPFTSKATAVPLAKAAARISLGATIAELRAEGLLPANGDGGTLPLDAPISVKEAVLPWSRFRDIHGRGVDTVLGPEMRSTGEVMGIDAVFGTAYAKSQAGAYGPLPTKGRAFISVANRDKRSMIFPARELVAHGFELLATSGTAEVLKRNGINATVVRKQSEGVGPQGERTIVQLIHDGEVDLIVNTPYGTGGRLDGYEIRTAAVARSVPCLTTVQALAAAVQGIDALTHGDVGVRSLQEHAEHLTAARD